From Passer domesticus isolate bPasDom1 chromosome 5, bPasDom1.hap1, whole genome shotgun sequence, the proteins below share one genomic window:
- the RPL18A gene encoding large ribosomal subunit protein eL20, which produces MKASGTLREYKVVGRCLPTPKCTTPPLYRMRIFAPNHVVAKSRFWYFVSQLKKMKKSSGEIVYCGQVYEKSPLRVKNFGIWLRYDSRSGTHNMYREYRDLTTAGAVTQCYRDMGARHRARAHSIQIMKVEEIAASKCRRPAVKQFHDSKIKFPLPHRVLRRQHKPRFTTKRPNTFY; this is translated from the exons CTGCGGGAGTACAAGGTGGTCGGGCGCTGCCTGCCCACGCCGAAATGCACGACCCCTCCTCTGTACCGCATGCGGATCTTCGCTCCGAACCATGTCGTCGCCAAGTCCCGATTCTGGTACTTCGTCTCTCAgctgaagaagatgaagaagtcTTCCGGAGAGATTGTGTACTGTGGACAG GTGTATGAGAAGTCCCCTCTGAGGGTAAAAAATTTTGGTATTTGGTTGCGCTATGATTCTCGTAGTGGAACCCACAACATGTACAGGGAGTACAGAGATCTGACCACTGCGGGTGCTGTCACTCAGTGCT ACCGTGATATGGGAGCCCGTCATCGTGCCCGTGCTCACTCTATCCAGATCATGAAGGTTGAGGAAATTGCTGCCAGCAAGTGCCGCAGACCAGCAGTCAAGCAGTTCCAT GATTCTAAAATCAAGTTCCCGCTGCCACACAGAGTTCTGCGTCGCCAGCACAAACCACGTTTCACCACCAAGAGACCAAATACTTTCTATTAA